A window of Pedobacter lusitanus contains these coding sequences:
- a CDS encoding anhydro-N-acetylmuramic acid kinase translates to MNAQISNLARIASAPSRIIIGLMSGTSMDGLDIALCEFTGAGLNTQVKVLHFITMAYTESFKEELKSVSFKSRVELEKVTLLNAVIGTYSAKLILQALDQWRYPLASVDLIASHGQTIYHAPVSLHQHKDFPNATLQIGDGDHIAVKTGVITISDFRQKHIAGGGEGAPLAVYGDYLLFSSPEENRILLNIGGISNFTYLPSGRNPDQVFSTDIGPGNTLMDQYVQLNYPGKYYDKDAGLAKQGKPNRELVKALLNHPFFKQPFPRTTGPELFNLSYLLEAQKISGQLSVSPEDVLASLCEFTASCIVDAIKLAINQQSFQVYISGGGMHNPLLLQKISEGLGSELLNTQDLGVDPDAKEAVLFALLANECVAGGQTDFGQRRGIPNVTMGKISLP, encoded by the coding sequence ATGAATGCACAGATTTCAAATTTAGCCAGGATAGCTTCAGCACCATCGAGAATTATTATCGGGCTGATGTCCGGAACATCAATGGATGGTTTGGATATAGCCCTTTGTGAATTTACAGGGGCAGGTCTGAATACTCAGGTTAAGGTGCTGCACTTTATCACCATGGCCTATACGGAGTCCTTTAAAGAAGAACTGAAATCTGTCTCTTTCAAGTCCCGGGTTGAACTGGAAAAAGTTACCCTGTTAAATGCAGTTATAGGTACTTATTCAGCAAAACTGATCTTACAGGCATTAGATCAATGGAGATACCCCTTAGCATCAGTCGATCTGATTGCAAGCCATGGACAGACTATTTATCATGCGCCTGTCTCATTACATCAACATAAGGATTTCCCAAATGCGACATTGCAGATTGGTGACGGAGACCATATTGCTGTAAAGACCGGGGTAATCACCATCAGTGATTTTAGACAGAAACATATTGCCGGTGGAGGAGAAGGTGCACCTTTAGCTGTTTATGGAGACTATTTGTTGTTTTCAAGTCCAGAAGAAAATCGTATTCTGCTGAATATTGGTGGAATATCAAATTTTACATACCTGCCTTCAGGAAGAAATCCGGATCAGGTATTTTCTACCGATATAGGTCCGGGAAATACATTGATGGATCAGTATGTTCAGTTAAATTACCCTGGTAAGTATTATGATAAAGATGCTGGGCTTGCAAAACAAGGAAAGCCCAATCGGGAGCTGGTAAAGGCACTGCTGAATCATCCTTTTTTTAAACAGCCATTTCCAAGAACTACAGGGCCGGAATTGTTTAACCTGTCCTATCTGCTTGAAGCGCAAAAAATATCCGGACAACTATCCGTTTCACCTGAAGATGTATTAGCTTCATTGTGCGAATTCACAGCTTCCTGCATTGTTGACGCAATTAAATTAGCAATTAATCAGCAATCTTTTCAGGTTTATATCAGTGGTGGCGGAATGCATAATCCTCTGCTTTTACAGAAAATTAGTGAAGGTCTGGGGTCTGAATTACTTAACACTCAGGACCTGGGTGTTGATCCTGATGCGAAAGAAGCAGTACTTTTTGCTTTACTGGCAAATGAATGTGTGGCAGGTGGACAAACTGACTTTGGCCAGCGTCGGGGAATACCCAATGTGACGATGGGAAAAATCAGTCTGCCTTAA
- a CDS encoding phosphatidylglycerol lysyltransferase domain-containing protein: protein MKLPAQYNPVPFIKDNYKIIASYIFTLFFIGLGIWFIQHEKAELQQVKYLVLTSKWDWITFGIALSVVYIFMHGLMYKYSFSAVGSKVSLMDSTMLYLKRNFISVFLPAGGVSSLAFFSGEIEQKGVAKSQINFASSIYGFVGILSVVVMAIPVFIYAIFKGSIGAGEWIGLIAIFALIGGIYLMYRSIATNGKFYQLLIKYIPAVEVFLSEFRNNQIEPRSFIWTFVYSMLIEVIGVVHIYIAMVALNIEPSLIIATISYVVGVVFLIISPFLRGLGAVEASMTFMLIRLGYSEAAAVSVTFLYRFMEFWIPMLLGALSFLVKINKLLMRIVPALMILALGIVNIVSVLTPAIHERLVFLKNFLPISAIAASNYFVLVAGLFLLVTAAFMLRGLKMAWYFALGLCVFSLFGNLTKAIDYEEALYSVIVIIGLVASRKEYYVKHNSRLRFIGIQTTLLSVAAVVLYGTVGFYFLDAKHFNVDFGILQSVKYTLENFVLIDSTDLVPQDAFARGFLYSINISGFLSVAFLVYTLIRPYIIKDTTDEEEFEWARTQLDKYGNSAMDYFKTYQDKLIYRSPDLEGFISYRIAGNFAVVLESPVTAPENLKAFIKSFDKYCFESGMKSFYYRVAEEHLEPFIKSGKKRLFLGQEGVVNLTTFTLDGGNRKSIRNALKKVGEKGFHSKIYEAPVKDGLLQKIKSVSDEWLEETEREEIVFSQGMFNWEELKNQTIITVENSEEKIVAFLNVIPDYAKGEGTYDLIRKTSDAPNGVIDFILVELFKYLKEKGYTSVNIGFAPLSGLMDPKNLPERSLKFAYEKIKSFSHYKGLRDAKDKFSPVWHNKYLVYAQDYDLIQIPAVLAKVIKP from the coding sequence ATGAAATTACCTGCTCAATATAACCCGGTTCCTTTTATAAAGGATAATTATAAAATCATTGCGAGTTATATTTTTACACTATTTTTTATTGGTTTGGGGATCTGGTTTATTCAACATGAAAAAGCAGAACTTCAGCAGGTAAAATATCTGGTTTTAACTTCTAAGTGGGATTGGATAACATTCGGAATTGCACTCAGTGTAGTCTATATTTTTATGCACGGACTGATGTATAAATACTCGTTTAGTGCAGTAGGCAGTAAGGTTAGCCTCATGGATTCGACAATGCTGTATCTGAAAAGAAATTTTATCAGCGTGTTTTTACCAGCCGGCGGGGTTTCCTCTCTTGCTTTTTTTAGCGGAGAAATTGAACAAAAAGGAGTAGCTAAATCCCAGATCAATTTTGCCTCCTCTATTTATGGCTTTGTGGGTATCCTTTCTGTTGTGGTTATGGCTATTCCGGTATTTATTTATGCTATTTTTAAAGGAAGTATAGGCGCTGGTGAATGGATCGGGTTGATTGCTATTTTTGCACTGATAGGAGGGATTTATCTCATGTACAGGTCTATTGCTACCAATGGAAAGTTCTATCAGCTATTGATTAAATATATACCCGCAGTAGAAGTCTTTCTGTCTGAATTCAGAAACAATCAGATTGAACCACGAAGTTTTATCTGGACCTTTGTTTACAGTATGCTGATCGAAGTAATCGGTGTGGTCCACATCTATATTGCTATGGTAGCACTGAATATAGAACCATCATTGATTATTGCTACGATTAGTTATGTGGTTGGCGTAGTATTCCTGATTATTTCTCCATTTCTGAGAGGTTTGGGGGCCGTAGAAGCATCTATGACTTTTATGCTGATTCGTCTGGGTTACTCAGAAGCAGCAGCTGTTTCCGTTACTTTTCTTTATCGTTTCATGGAGTTCTGGATTCCTATGTTACTGGGGGCATTAAGTTTTCTGGTCAAAATCAATAAATTACTGATGCGGATAGTACCTGCACTGATGATTTTGGCATTGGGCATAGTGAATATAGTTTCTGTACTGACACCTGCTATTCATGAGAGATTGGTCTTCCTGAAAAATTTCCTGCCTATTTCAGCTATCGCAGCATCCAACTACTTTGTACTTGTTGCAGGTTTATTCCTGCTGGTTACAGCAGCATTTATGCTCAGAGGACTAAAAATGGCCTGGTATTTTGCATTAGGACTTTGTGTGTTTTCTCTGTTTGGAAACCTGACCAAGGCAATTGATTATGAAGAAGCACTATATTCAGTCATCGTAATTATCGGATTAGTTGCCTCAAGAAAAGAATATTATGTAAAACATAATTCAAGATTGCGTTTTATAGGTATTCAGACTACTTTACTCAGTGTGGCGGCAGTAGTTTTATATGGAACTGTTGGATTTTATTTTCTGGATGCCAAACACTTCAATGTAGATTTCGGTATTCTTCAGTCCGTTAAATATACCTTAGAGAATTTTGTTCTGATCGATAGTACAGATCTGGTTCCTCAGGATGCTTTTGCCAGAGGATTTCTTTATTCTATAAATATAAGTGGATTCCTTTCCGTTGCTTTTCTTGTTTATACCCTGATCCGCCCATATATTATTAAAGATACTACAGATGAAGAAGAGTTTGAATGGGCCAGAACGCAATTGGATAAGTATGGGAATTCTGCAATGGATTATTTTAAAACTTACCAGGATAAACTGATTTATCGATCTCCAGATCTGGAAGGTTTTATTTCTTACCGTATTGCCGGAAACTTTGCAGTCGTTCTGGAATCGCCGGTTACGGCTCCAGAAAATTTAAAGGCATTTATTAAATCATTTGATAAATACTGCTTTGAAAGTGGTATGAAAAGCTTTTATTACCGTGTAGCAGAAGAACATCTTGAACCTTTTATTAAAAGCGGTAAGAAGAGACTATTTCTGGGGCAGGAAGGGGTAGTTAATCTAACGACTTTCACACTCGATGGCGGAAATAGAAAATCAATCCGTAATGCCCTGAAAAAAGTGGGCGAAAAAGGATTCCATAGTAAGATATATGAAGCTCCCGTTAAAGACGGTTTACTGCAGAAAATAAAATCTGTATCTGATGAGTGGCTCGAGGAAACAGAAAGAGAAGAGATTGTTTTTTCTCAGGGAATGTTTAACTGGGAGGAATTGAAAAATCAGACCATTATCACTGTTGAAAATTCAGAAGAAAAAATTGTGGCCTTTTTGAATGTAATTCCAGATTATGCTAAAGGTGAAGGTACTTATGATTTAATCAGAAAAACCAGTGATGCACCAAATGGAGTTATTGACTTTATCCTTGTAGAATTGTTTAAATATTTAAAAGAGAAAGGCTATACCTCTGTAAATATTGGTTTTGCACCACTTTCAGGTCTGATGGATCCGAAAAATCTTCCGGAACGCTCTCTGAAGTTTGCGTACGAAAAAATTAAATCTTTCTCTCATTACAAAGGATTGCGGGATGCAAAAGATAAGTTTTCACCTGTATGGCATAATAAATATCTGGTTTATGCCCAGGACTATGATCTTATCCAGATTCCTGCAGTGCTGGCAAAAGTGATAAAACCCTAA
- the map gene encoding type I methionyl aminopeptidase has product MIIIKTEEEVELIRISATLISSALAEIAKVLKPGMTTLDLDKIAAEYIQDHGAVPSFLNYEGYPHHICTSVNDVVVHGMPDHIPLRDGDVISVDIGVIKNEFHGDHAYTFILGDAEQEVIDLVRVTKECLYEGINHAVADSYLTNISSAIQRHAESNGYGVVREYVGHGLGRSMHEHPQVPNFGRRNEGILMKENLVLAIEPMINLGTKDIKVSKDGWTVKTADGKPSVHFEHDVCTKPEHALILSNYTLIEIAEKANTNLNSSYY; this is encoded by the coding sequence ATGATTATAATTAAAACAGAAGAGGAGGTAGAGTTGATCAGGATTAGCGCTACATTAATTAGTTCGGCCCTGGCTGAAATTGCTAAAGTGCTCAAACCCGGTATGACCACCCTAGATCTGGATAAAATAGCTGCTGAATATATTCAGGATCATGGAGCTGTACCTTCATTTCTTAATTATGAGGGTTATCCGCATCATATCTGTACTTCTGTCAATGATGTGGTAGTTCATGGTATGCCGGATCACATACCTTTACGTGATGGAGATGTGATTTCTGTGGATATAGGCGTTATTAAAAATGAGTTTCATGGAGATCATGCCTATACTTTTATTCTGGGCGATGCAGAACAGGAAGTAATCGATCTGGTAAGAGTAACTAAAGAGTGTCTTTATGAAGGGATTAATCATGCTGTGGCAGACAGTTATTTAACTAATATTTCAAGTGCGATACAAAGACATGCAGAAAGCAATGGTTATGGTGTGGTAAGAGAATATGTAGGGCATGGTCTTGGCCGTTCTATGCATGAACATCCGCAGGTGCCAAATTTTGGAAGGAGAAATGAAGGAATATTGATGAAAGAAAATCTTGTTCTTGCTATTGAACCGATGATCAATCTGGGTACTAAGGATATAAAAGTATCTAAAGATGGCTGGACAGTCAAGACAGCAGATGGGAAACCATCGGTGCATTTTGAACATGATGTTTGTACCAAACCAGAACATGCGTTGATTTTATCTAACTATACGCTGATCGAAATCGCTGAAAAAGCTAATACTAATCTTAATTCTTCATACTACTAA
- a CDS encoding AcvB/VirJ family lysyl-phosphatidylglycerol hydrolase, translating to MKRLILVIALFCSGKASFAVNKEESLHYGPFGKIVIYHPVQKPTSVALFVSGDGGWKDGVVNMAQRLTEQGALVLGIDARNYRKALAKRKTDCYYPAADFEQLSLMIQKKYKFSNYTKPVLLGYSYGATLVYGILAQAPANTFKGAVALGFCPDIESKKPFCKGSGLTQHVLKPGVSFWLERTEHLTAPFIALNGFKDEACPYAATASYLKDMPMAQLIELPKVGHGFAVEADWLPAFTAAYQKIINTPSFAERKQGENKELRTQSIKLYGEDLPLTIIPAAKKNNLPLIFMISGDGGWTSFDQSLAESLAERGLSVVGLDAQKYFWDARTPEKTTADLSKAILHYREQFNKDKFVLAGYSFGASVIPFVADRLEPVLKSHLSAVLSLSPDVTADFEIHVLDMISLGSSTETYNVQAEMKKIKNIPVISFFGNQEGGDIAARFIKAGLKTEIIPGDHHFGDNFQGLSLDLLKSIPQ from the coding sequence ATGAAAAGACTGATTCTTGTCATCGCATTATTTTGTTCCGGCAAAGCATCTTTTGCGGTAAATAAAGAAGAATCATTGCATTATGGTCCGTTTGGTAAGATAGTAATCTATCATCCTGTTCAAAAACCAACTTCAGTAGCTTTATTTGTTTCAGGTGACGGGGGCTGGAAAGATGGAGTAGTTAACATGGCGCAGCGGCTCACTGAACAGGGGGCTCTGGTATTAGGGATAGATGCCCGGAATTACAGGAAAGCACTGGCTAAAAGAAAAACTGACTGTTATTATCCGGCTGCAGATTTTGAGCAGCTGAGTTTAATGATTCAGAAGAAATATAAATTCAGCAATTATACCAAACCGGTTCTTTTAGGTTATTCATATGGAGCAACACTGGTTTACGGAATTCTGGCTCAGGCACCTGCCAATACATTTAAAGGAGCTGTGGCATTGGGCTTTTGTCCTGACATTGAGTCGAAGAAACCTTTTTGTAAGGGAAGCGGACTGACTCAACATGTGCTCAAGCCTGGGGTTTCTTTCTGGCTGGAAAGAACCGAACATCTTACTGCACCATTTATTGCATTAAATGGATTTAAGGATGAAGCCTGTCCTTATGCAGCTACAGCTTCTTATTTGAAGGATATGCCCATGGCACAATTGATTGAATTACCTAAAGTTGGGCATGGTTTTGCTGTTGAAGCAGATTGGTTGCCTGCATTTACAGCGGCTTATCAAAAAATAATCAATACCCCCTCTTTTGCAGAACGTAAGCAGGGGGAGAATAAAGAGCTCAGGACACAGTCAATTAAGCTCTATGGAGAAGACCTGCCACTAACTATTATTCCTGCTGCTAAAAAAAATAATCTGCCGTTGATATTTATGATTTCAGGAGATGGTGGATGGACAAGTTTTGACCAGTCTCTGGCGGAATCACTTGCCGAAAGAGGATTATCGGTAGTAGGGCTGGATGCCCAGAAATATTTCTGGGATGCCAGAACACCAGAAAAAACTACGGCAGATCTGAGCAAGGCTATTTTGCATTACAGAGAACAGTTCAACAAAGACAAATTTGTACTGGCTGGTTATTCTTTCGGTGCTTCAGTTATTCCTTTTGTAGCTGACAGATTAGAGCCTGTCCTGAAATCACATCTTTCAGCCGTACTCTCCTTATCACCCGATGTCACAGCTGATTTTGAAATTCACGTGCTGGATATGATCAGCCTGGGCAGTAGTACAGAAACATATAATGTACAGGCAGAGATGAAAAAAATAAAGAATATTCCAGTAATCAGTTTTTTCGGAAATCAGGAGGGAGGTGATATAGCTGCAAGGTTTATTAAAGCAGGTTTGAAAACAGAAATTATTCCCGGAGACCATCATTTTGGAGATAACTTTCAGGGATTATCCCTTGATCTTTTGAAAAGTATCCCGCAATAA